One window of the Rissa tridactyla isolate bRisTri1 chromosome 9, bRisTri1.patW.cur.20221130, whole genome shotgun sequence genome contains the following:
- the LOC128914445 gene encoding chloride intracellular channel protein 2-like: MESRQNNATEEPEIELFVKAGIDGENIGNCPFCQRLFMVLWLKGVKFNVTTVDMTRKPEELKDLAPGTNPPFLLFNKELKTDFIKIEEFLEQTLGPPTYPHLSPKYKESFDVGSDIFAKFSAYIKNPRKEANINFEKALLREFQRLDIYLNTPLPEEIDQDSVEDITVSKRKFLDGDHLTLADCNLLPKLHIIKIAAKRYRDFEIPADMTGVWRYLNNAYACDEFSHTCPADEEIEHTYASVARKMT; the protein is encoded by the exons GCTGGTATCGATGGAGAAAACATCGGAAACTGCCCCTTCTGCCAGCGCCTCTTCATGGTGCTGTGGCTCAAAGGGGTCAAGTTCAACGTCACCACGGTGGACATGACCAG GAAACCTGAAGAGTTGAAAGATTTAGCACCGGGCACTAACCCACCCTTCTTGCTGTTCAACAAGGAGTTGAAAACAGACTTCATTAAGATCGAGGAGTTCCTGGAGCAGACCCTGGGCCCACCCAC GTATCCGCACCTGAGCCCCAAATACAAGGAGTCCTTCGACGTGGGGAGCGACATCTTTGCCAAGTTCTCGGCATATATCAAGAACCCACGCAAGGAAGCAAATATCA ATTTCGAGAAGGCCCTGCTGCGGGAGTTCCAGCGGCTGGATATCTACCTAAACACGCCTCTTCCCGAGGAGATTGACCAGGACAGTGTGGAGGACATCACCGTCTCCAAGAGGAAATTCCTGGACGGAGACCACCTGACGCTGGCTGATTGCAACCTCCTGCCCAAACTGCATATCATCAAG ATCGCAGCCAAAAGGTACCGCGACTTCGAGATCCCAGCAGACATGACGGGTGTCTGGCGCTACCTCAACAACGCCTACGCCTGCGATGAGTTCAGCCACACGTGCCCCGCTGATGAGGAGATAGAGCACACCTACGCCAGCGTCGCCAGGAAGATGACCTAA